A region from the Pectinophora gossypiella chromosome 29, ilPecGoss1.1, whole genome shotgun sequence genome encodes:
- the LOC126379533 gene encoding uncharacterized protein LOC126379533 yields MQFAKKIPIVFMLFTCICVTSADKENCLDVRDDEVFEGQVDALVRRVRMPRAQVGLCEELKQDLQRHFRRLWPDCKLEVFGSIPKGLALVTSDIDLYVHIPDVKDTPGNLVRIAADILKIDDSYKIIGTFPDNEVPLLKLRHEPTGQPVDVVFSHFNLKTENELIKYLFYADHRTLKLMVVIKHWTNMHQIAVPPFMPGVSWSLMVIFYLQQINIFPPINELQKDTPPEMLENWNVAFEQHFKYIYPSENNDSLYKLLGGFFSYYADFDFENNMISIFLGSPVKRELFKKIETVPDVFDLYKYNVKNNLSDPINNLDAHFCIQRPFMHNCNIAKDDAELAIKIKKHLKEATNIYKVTTREEFLPTLLSINL; encoded by the exons ATGCAGTTCGCAAAAAAAATACCGAtagttttcatgttatttacaTGTATTTGTGTAACATCAGCTGATaaagaaa ATTGCTTGGACGTTCGTGATGATGAAGTCTTCGAAGGCCAAGTGGACGCCCTAGTCCGGAGGGTGAGGATGCCCCGAGCACAAGTGGGTCTCTGTGAAGAGTTGAAGCAAGACCTGCAGCGACACTTCAGGAGATTATGGCCAG attGCAAACTTGAGGTGTTTGGATCGATTCCTAAAGGTTTAGCGTTAGTCACCAGCGATATAGACTTATACGTTCACATCCCAGATGTAAAGGACACACCAGGAAACTTAGTTCGAATAGCGGCAGACATTTTAAAAATCGACGACTCATACAAAATCATTGGAACTTTCCCTGACAATGAAGTGCCCTTATTGAAATTACGTCATGAACCCACTGGGCAACCCGTAGATGTCGTATTCAGCCACTTTAACCTCAAAACagaaaatgaattaattaaatatttattttacgcaGACCACAGAACATTAAAATTAATGGTCGTTATTAAACATTGGACAAATATGCATCAAATAGCCGTTCCGCCTTTTATGCCCGGTGTTTCATGGAGCTTAatggttatattttatttgcagcAAATTAACATTTTCCCGCCAATTAACGAACTGCAAAAAGATACACCACCGGAAATGTTGGAAAATTGGAACGTCGCATTTGaacaacattttaaatatatttatccgTCTGAAAATAATGATTCCCTTTATAAACTATTAGGAGGTTTTTTTTCATATTATGCTGACtttgattttgaaaataatatgaTCTCTATATTTCTAGGGTCTCCTGTAAAGCGGGAACTGTTTAAGAAAATCGAAACTGTTCCGGATGTTTTTgatttatataagtataatgTGAAAAATAATCTAAGTGATCCAATCAACAATTTAGATGCGCACTTTTGTATTCAAAGACCGTTCATGCACAATTGTAATATCGCGAAAGATGACGCAGAATTAGCGATTAAAatcaaaaaacatttaaaagaagctacaaatatatataagGTTACAACTAGGGAAGAGTTTTTGCCGACAttactttcaattaatttatga
- the LOC126379540 gene encoding terminal uridylyltransferase Tailor-like, translated as MENENTGKSVVLSLPAAEAFSHQVDLLLHRVKMPRHQVDKFADLLADTTRVLREKWPECKLVPFGSVPMGLATIYSDIDYHVYLPDYVTTTPHNRVLTGFKLLKQHPEMFDNVKTILNASVPVITFRHKATKLYSDLIFNDFAGEKETYLVKYILSFDHRLYPVLIIVKFWSKIHKLNTNGMTNFAWILMVTFYFQQANILPPILKLQVPHKKLFIDNWNVAYEKKYEDLYYNGNPDSVYQLLGKFFTYFSKFDFENYVISTFTASSYKKEIFRNLERVPELLELYKFNVKNNITEALSLETLCIPHPLIHNKNACSKILRSHAMKIIKYIQKAARLFREVGENNYLSAILTMSVEN; from the exons ATGGAAAATGAGAATACGGGAAAATCAGTAG TTCTCTCGTTACCAGCAGCAGAAGCCTTCTCCCATCAAGTGGATCTTCTGCTCCACCGAGTGAAAATGCCACGGCACCAGGTGGACAAGTTTGCAGACTTGCTGGCGGACACGACCAGGGTATTACGAGAAAAGTGGCCAG aatgCAAGCTGGTCCCCTTTGGCTCTGTACCGATGGGCTTGGCGACTATATACAGTGATATAGATTACCACGTGTACCTTCCCGATTACGTCACAACTACACCACATAACAGGGTACTTACCGGGTTTAAACTTCTGAAACAACATCCAGAAATGTTCGACAATGTCAAAACAATTCTCAATGCATCGGTCCCTGTAATAACTTTCCGACATAAAGCCACAAAATTGTACTCCGATTTGATTTTCAACGATTTTGCAGGCGAAAAAGAAACTTATTTGGTCAAATATATCCTCAGTTTTGACCACAGACTGTATCCTGTGCTAATTATCGTGAAATTTTGGTCAAAAATTCACAAATTAAACACAAATGGTATGACAAACTTTGCGTGGATATTAATGgtaactttttattttcaacaaGCCAATATTTTGCCGCCAATATTGAAATTGCAAGTGCCTcataaaaaactttttattgacaaCTGGAACGTGGCCTACGAAAAAAAATACGAAGACTTATATTACAATGGCAACCCCGATTCAGTTTACCAGCTTCTAGGGAAGTTTTTTACTTATTTCTCAAAGTTTGATTTTGAAAATTACGTAATATCGACATTTACCGCGTCTtcttacaaaaaagaaatttttagAAATTTAGAAAGAGTTCCAGAACTTCTTGAACTTTATAAATTTAACGTGAAAAATAATATCACAGAGGCTTTAAGTTTGGAAACTTTATGTATACCACATCCTTTGATTCATAATAAAAATGCTTGTAGTAAGATATTAAGAAGCCATGCTatgaagataataaaatatatccaaaAAGCCGCTAGATTATTTAGGGAAGTAggtgaaaataattatttaagcgccattttgactatgagtgttgaaaattga